One Panicum virgatum strain AP13 chromosome 3N, P.virgatum_v5, whole genome shotgun sequence DNA segment encodes these proteins:
- the LOC120666540 gene encoding factor of DNA methylation 1-like produces MADGHDEESDALDERLKLVDSKVNAKIFFHKDAMVEYMDMKGILSDITEEKKKVEQERHRAMVMQRVDNLAPVQVELMASKMELAVVKEELAVAREQLAQRNLELDEKDEELAALRVKLQKMEARNSNTEQQNGTGPDPVHLQPTMVQSRSMQKRKRPSGGPLDYGADENRHTGQLDGLSMPPVESSENLNVQTGSIEEQIRLSERPLGNDAVNLEGVNAKCKWVFQGLLEIDRGGRKIGIKEMGELNEKAFKAACVAKVPPEEVDTAFYELYSSWQKQIGDLSWYPFKTVIVDGSHQEIVNLDDDKLQELKRAWGSGAHDAVVKALMEMKQYGVLSDRSIAYELWNYKEGRRATMRECINYMSNQAKQLTAMKRKKRFTG; encoded by the exons ATGGCAGATGGACATGACGAGGAAAGTGATGCGCTGGACGAGCGCTTGAAGCTGGTGGACTCCAAAGTCAATGCCAAGATCTTCTTCCACAAGGACGCCATGGTCGAGTACATGGATATGAAGGGAATACTCAGCGACATCAccgaggagaagaagaaggtggaGCAGGAGCGCCACAGGGCGATGGTCATGCAGCGTGTGGATAACCTGGCGCCCGTGCAGGTGGAGCTCATGGCATCAAAGATGGAGCTCGCGGTAGTGAAAGAGGAGCTTGCGGTGGCGAGGGAGCAGCTTGCGCAGAGGAACCTGGAGCTAGATGAAAAGGATGAGGAGCTGGCAGCTCTGAGGGTGAAGCTTCAGAAGATGGAAGCCAGGAACAGTAACACTGAGCAGCAGAATGGGACTGGACCTGATCCTGTCCATCTCCAACCCACCATG GTGCAATCAAGATCAATGCAAAAGAGGAAAAGACCATCTGGAGGACCTTTGGACTATGGTGCTGATGAAAATAGGCATACTGGCCAATTGGATGGTCTATCTATGCCTCCTGTGGAGTCGTCGGAAAATCTCAAT GTGCAAACAGGATCAATAGAGGAACAGATAAGGCTGTCTGAAAGACCTCTGGGCAATGATGCTGTCAATCTTGAG GGAGTCAATGCTaaatgcaagtgggtgttccaGGGACTCCTTGAAATTGATAGGGGTGGAAGGAAAATCGGGATAAAGGAAATGGGGGAACTGAATGAGAAGGCATTCAAGGCCGCTTGTGTTGCAAAGGTACCTCCTGAAGAAGTTGATACGGCATTTTATGAGTTATACTCATCATGGCAGAAGCAAATTGGCGACCTGAGCTGGTATCCCTTCAAAACTGTTATAGTTGATGGCAGTCACCAG GAGATTGTGAACCTTGATGATGATAAATTGCAAGAGCTGAAGAGGGCATGGGGTTCTGGTGCCCATGATGCTGTGGTTAAGGCACTGATGGAAATGAAACAGTACGGCGTTCTGAGTGACAGAAGCATCGCCTATGAACTATGGAACTacaaggaggggaggagggctaCTATGAGGGAGTGTATCAACTACATGTCCAATCAGGCAAAGCAGCTTACCGCGATGAAGCGTAAGAAGAGATTCACAG